Proteins encoded by one window of Halosolutus amylolyticus:
- a CDS encoding S26 family signal peptidase, with protein MSGPDSGDSADDGHGDDAPDTRDEPPSDGTDAPDETHAKDTSTRSSDDSTRRTDGTSNRTAGDETDSTGDSAVAGSNGDRDATVGTAANTGDRGDGDAVTIEDDGVIRWFLNTDDGTVVFARDVLSSVAIVAVVGLLLFGVSGIWPPLVAVESGSMEPNMERGDLVFVVDDDRFVGDGSAAGTGVVTLDNGQESDHEKFGNPGDVIVFRPDGTDHRTPIIHRAHFYVEEGENWVTTQANPSYLNGNDCNDIRSCPAPHDGFVTKGDANYNYDQVGLSPKSSVVKPEWVTGKAMFRIPWLGHVRLTFDTILGGTVTTSPTIVGASPAGAGPAATGTPAVGAASAGVAGVAATGVTAAVAVSRRRF; from the coding sequence ATGAGCGGTCCCGATTCCGGAGACTCCGCCGACGACGGCCACGGTGACGACGCTCCCGACACCCGCGACGAGCCGCCGTCGGATGGGACCGACGCTCCGGACGAGACGCACGCGAAAGATACCTCGACACGGTCGTCCGACGATTCGACCCGGCGAACCGACGGGACGTCGAATCGAACCGCCGGTGACGAGACTGACTCGACTGGCGACAGCGCAGTCGCCGGCTCGAACGGCGATCGAGACGCCACCGTGGGTACAGCCGCAAACACCGGCGATCGAGGCGACGGCGACGCCGTCACCATCGAGGACGACGGCGTGATCCGCTGGTTCCTGAACACGGACGACGGAACCGTCGTCTTCGCCCGCGACGTGTTGAGCAGCGTGGCGATCGTCGCGGTCGTCGGACTCTTGCTGTTCGGGGTCAGCGGGATCTGGCCGCCGCTGGTCGCCGTCGAGAGCGGGAGCATGGAACCGAACATGGAACGCGGCGACCTCGTCTTCGTCGTCGACGACGATCGGTTCGTCGGCGACGGTTCCGCCGCCGGCACCGGGGTCGTCACGCTTGATAACGGACAGGAGAGTGACCACGAGAAGTTCGGCAACCCCGGCGACGTCATCGTCTTCAGGCCGGACGGGACGGATCACCGGACGCCGATCATCCACCGGGCCCACTTCTACGTCGAGGAGGGCGAGAACTGGGTCACGACCCAGGCGAATCCGTCGTATCTCAACGGAAACGACTGCAACGATATCCGGTCCTGTCCGGCACCCCACGACGGGTTCGTGACGAAAGGCGACGCGAACTACAACTACGACCAGGTCGGGTTGAGTCCCAAGTCCTCCGTCGTCAAACCCGAATGGGTCACGGGGAAGGCGATGTTCCGGATCCCCTGGCTCGGCCACGTCCGCCTGACCTTCGACACGATTCTCGGCGGGACCGTCACCACGTCGCCGACGATCGTCGGGGCGAGTCCCGCCGGAGCAGGTCCCGCCGCGACGGGAACACCCGCCGTCGGGGCCGCGAGCGCTGGCGTCGCTGGCGTCGCAGCGACCGGCGTGACCGCTGCCGTCGCCGTCTCGCGACGTCGGTTCTGA
- a CDS encoding Cdc6/Cdc18 family protein, which translates to MSDDDTETTRTDVDVDDVDVEGERTAGFSTDFGSSDIADDESNQGLFDDLLSGEPIFENKEVLRPSYTPHELPHRSDQINKMATILVAALRGETPSNILIYGKTGTGKTASAKFVSKELESTSQKYSVPCDVEYINCEVTDTQYRVLAQLANKFIEKNEARITDRIETLESLRADVDDYDDAGARSTDDGSDLFGDVATDGTPGRASNDPNETGSTGDDIDFASTESPVETEGSTGDAAADDRELPLDHPLASTPFASRSELEDRIDELEADRDSFEEVPMTGWPTDRVYSVFFDAVDYDERVVVIMLDEIDKLVEKSGDDTLYNLSRMNSELENSRVSIIGISNDLKFTDFLDPRVKSSLGEEEIVFPPYDANQLRDILQHRSDVAFKEGALSDDVIPLCAAFAAQEHGDARRALDLLRTAGELAERAQTETIVEEHVRQAQDKIELDRVVEVVRTLPTQSKLVLFSIILLEKNGVHSINTGEVFNIYKRLCEEIDADVLTQRRVTDLISELDMLGIVNAVVVSKGRYGRTKEISLSVPLEETEAVLLSDSRLSDIDDIQPFVQARFEN; encoded by the coding sequence ATGTCAGACGACGACACAGAAACCACGAGAACCGACGTCGACGTAGACGATGTCGACGTCGAGGGAGAGCGGACGGCGGGCTTCTCGACGGACTTCGGGAGTTCCGACATCGCCGACGACGAGTCGAACCAGGGGCTGTTCGACGATCTTCTCAGTGGCGAACCGATCTTCGAGAACAAGGAAGTGTTGCGTCCGTCCTACACGCCACACGAGCTCCCCCACCGAAGCGACCAGATCAACAAGATGGCGACGATTCTGGTCGCTGCACTTCGTGGGGAGACGCCCTCGAACATCCTCATCTACGGCAAGACGGGAACGGGCAAGACCGCGAGCGCCAAGTTCGTCAGCAAGGAACTCGAGAGCACGTCACAGAAGTACAGCGTCCCGTGTGACGTCGAGTACATCAACTGCGAGGTGACCGATACCCAGTATCGCGTCCTCGCACAGCTGGCCAACAAGTTCATCGAAAAGAACGAGGCCCGCATCACCGATCGCATCGAGACGCTCGAATCCCTGCGCGCGGACGTAGACGACTACGACGACGCTGGCGCACGATCGACCGACGATGGGTCCGATCTCTTCGGGGACGTCGCGACGGACGGGACGCCCGGTCGGGCGTCGAACGACCCCAACGAAACTGGTTCAACTGGAGACGATATCGACTTCGCGTCTACCGAATCTCCAGTCGAAACAGAGGGGTCGACCGGTGACGCCGCGGCCGACGATCGAGAACTCCCGCTGGACCACCCGCTCGCCTCGACGCCGTTTGCCTCCCGATCGGAACTCGAGGACCGGATCGACGAACTCGAGGCCGACCGGGACTCGTTCGAGGAGGTTCCGATGACCGGGTGGCCGACGGATCGGGTCTACAGCGTCTTCTTCGACGCCGTCGATTACGACGAGCGCGTGGTCGTGATCATGCTCGACGAGATCGACAAACTCGTCGAGAAGAGCGGAGATGATACGCTCTACAACCTCTCGCGGATGAACTCCGAACTGGAGAACTCGCGGGTGTCGATCATCGGGATCAGCAACGACCTGAAGTTCACGGACTTCCTCGATCCCCGGGTCAAGTCCTCGCTCGGCGAGGAGGAAATCGTCTTCCCGCCGTACGACGCGAACCAGCTCCGGGACATTCTCCAGCACCGATCGGACGTCGCGTTCAAAGAGGGCGCGCTCTCCGACGACGTGATTCCCTTGTGTGCCGCCTTCGCGGCCCAGGAACACGGGGACGCGCGCCGCGCGCTCGATCTGCTCCGGACCGCGGGCGAACTCGCCGAGCGCGCTCAAACGGAGACGATCGTCGAGGAACACGTCCGCCAGGCCCAGGACAAGATCGAACTCGATCGCGTCGTCGAAGTCGTCCGCACCCTTCCCACGCAGAGCAAACTCGTCCTCTTCTCGATCATCCTCCTGGAGAAGAACGGCGTTCACAGCATCAACACGGGCGAGGTGTTCAACATCTACAAGCGCCTCTGCGAGGAGATCGACGCCGACGTGCTGACCCAGCGCCGGGTCACCGATCTCATCAGCGAACTCGACATGCTCGGGATCGTCAACGCGGTCGTCGTCTCGAAGGGCCGGTACGGTCGAACCAAGGAGATCAGCCTCTCGGTTCCACTCGAAGAGACGGAGGCGGTCCTCCTCTCGGACTCCCGGCTGTCCGACATCGACGACATCCAGCCGTTCGTCCAGGCGCGATTCGAGAACTGA
- a CDS encoding Era-like GTP-binding protein, producing MGLFTELKDSISRATDRLFSEQEPKRIGIYGPPNAGKTTLANRIARDWTGDAIGTESHVPHETRRARRKEGVEIERNGKTVTIDIVDTPGVTTKVDYEEFTDEMEEDDAIRRSREATEGVAEAMHWLREDVDGVIYVLDSAEDPITQVNTMLIGIIESRDLPVLIFANKIDLDESSVKRIEDAFPQHKTVPLSAKEGDNMDEVYDSIAEYFG from the coding sequence ATGGGATTGTTCACAGAACTCAAAGATAGTATCTCTCGGGCGACGGATCGCCTGTTCTCCGAACAGGAACCGAAACGAATCGGTATCTATGGACCGCCGAACGCCGGCAAGACGACGCTCGCGAATCGAATCGCACGCGACTGGACCGGCGACGCGATCGGGACGGAAAGTCACGTTCCACACGAAACGCGACGTGCACGTCGGAAGGAAGGCGTCGAAATCGAGCGGAACGGAAAGACGGTGACGATCGACATCGTCGACACCCCGGGTGTCACGACGAAAGTCGACTACGAGGAGTTCACCGACGAGATGGAGGAAGACGACGCCATCCGCCGGTCACGCGAGGCCACCGAGGGCGTCGCCGAGGCGATGCACTGGCTGCGCGAGGACGTCGACGGCGTCATCTACGTGCTTGACAGTGCGGAGGATCCGATCACCCAGGTCAATACGATGCTGATCGGCATCATCGAATCCAGGGATCTGCCGGTCCTCATCTTCGCGAACAAGATCGACCTCGACGAGTCGAGCGTCAAGCGGATCGAGGACGCGTTCCCGCAGCACAAGACCGTTCCTCTCTCCGCGAAGGAAGGCGACAACATGGACGAAGTGTACGATAGCATCGCGGAGTACTTCGGGTGA
- a CDS encoding DUF2073 domain-containing protein — translation MPKATNTDDPDGPDGVQIDLISGERMDGMATMEKIRMILDGVHEGNIVILEEGLTPDEESRLIEVTMAEISPDEFNGIEIETYPKSETRDSSLLGRIMGSDESTAKLTVIGPANQIETLHKDETLISALVSRN, via the coding sequence ATGCCAAAAGCAACCAATACGGACGACCCGGACGGTCCCGACGGCGTCCAGATCGATCTCATCAGCGGCGAGCGCATGGACGGGATGGCGACCATGGAGAAGATCCGGATGATCCTGGACGGCGTCCACGAGGGGAACATCGTCATCCTCGAGGAGGGGTTGACGCCCGACGAGGAGAGCAGACTCATCGAGGTGACGATGGCCGAGATCAGTCCCGACGAGTTCAACGGGATCGAAATCGAGACCTACCCCAAGTCGGAGACCCGTGACTCGTCCCTGCTCGGTCGCATCATGGGGTCCGACGAATCGACGGCGAAACTGACGGTGATCGGTCCGGCGAACCAGATCGAAACGCTCCACAAGGACGAAACGCTCATCAGCGCGCTCGTGTCTCGAAACTAA